A genomic segment from Betaproteobacteria bacterium encodes:
- a CDS encoding ribonuclease gives MLFRAFVLICAALAALSSPDAWEGADGFGVIRVAELPREAQATLRLIEAGGPFPYARDGVLFQNRERLLPPKPRNYYREYTVPTPGVAHRGARRIVAGQRTEYYYTQDHYRSFRRIIQ, from the coding sequence ATGTTGTTTCGCGCCTTCGTTCTAATCTGCGCGGCCCTGGCTGCGCTCTCCAGCCCCGACGCTTGGGAAGGGGCGGATGGGTTCGGTGTCATTCGCGTGGCGGAGCTGCCGCGCGAAGCCCAGGCAACCCTGCGTTTGATCGAGGCAGGAGGCCCCTTCCCGTATGCTCGCGACGGCGTGTTATTTCAAAACCGGGAGCGCCTATTGCCGCCCAAACCGCGCAACTACTACCGGGAATACACCGTACCCACGCCGGGCGTTGCGCACCGGGGCGCCCGGCGTATCGTGGCCGGCCAGCGCACGGAGTACTACTACACGCAGGATCACTACCGAAGTTTCAGGCGAATCATCCAATGA